In Paenibacillus protaetiae, the genomic stretch GACTGTTCTATTTCCAGCCGGTCTTCGGCGCTCGCAAACGCCGTATCTGCAAATACGATGCGCCCGCCGGGCTGCAGCAAGCGGCTGTAAAGCGCAATTGCCCGCTCCTTTTCTTCATCCGTCAAATGGTGGAATGCGTAGGTGCTGACAATGGCGTCTATCGGCTCCGGAACGGCGGGGAATTCCAGGAAATCCCCGTCCAGCAGCACAATCGGCAGCCCGCGTTTCAACACTTGGGTGCGCATCCCTTCCGAAGGCTCGATCCCGTATATGTTATCGCTGCGCCGAAGCAGCTTTTCGGTCAAATTGCCCGTGCCGACGCCAAATTCCACGATAACGCCGCTTACCCGCTCCGCAACCGCCTCAAG encodes the following:
- a CDS encoding class I SAM-dependent DNA methyltransferase; the encoded protein is MGREFTELFDEWSEHYDRTVAGEDEEYREVFDGYDRILEAVAERVSGVIVEFGVGTGNLTEKLLRRSDNIYGIEPSEGMRTQVLKRGLPIVLLDGDFLEFPAVPEPIDAIVSTYAFHHLTDEEKERAIALYSRLLQPGGRIVFADTAFASAEDRLEIEQSAERAGFVNLLQDLRTEYYTSLTVLNKLFTEHRFAVSFTRLNRYVWLMEAVKQG